One Qiania dongpingensis genomic window carries:
- a CDS encoding ubiquinone biosynthesis protein UbiE translates to MDDDFIEEMFSGFCKNFNETRTVICEFVKRDGQIRLESAGCAYGKCPHSKTCILMEQAREMETP, encoded by the coding sequence ATGGATGACGATTTCATAGAAGAAATGTTCAGCGGTTTCTGCAAGAACTTCAATGAGACGAGGACAGTGATCTGCGAATTTGTGAAGAGGGACGGGCAGATCCGTCTGGAGAGCGCCGGCTGTGCTTATGGGAAGTGCCCTCACAGCAAGACGTGTATTCTTATGGAGCAGGCAAGGGAAATGGAAACCCCATAG
- a CDS encoding TRAP transporter small permease yields the protein MKTFNKILDGIEKAVVTIDSILLVFITAVIVFQVIARKLNISMTGTEELARYAYVIFAFLAWPIAALRGTDVCVTFLFDKLPGKIRHAVLAVFHIAMSVFAGICVYSMIKNIENAKGIIAASNRWLHISWVYIIVAVGLVATVIFNIIRCVFLLTGQAVYVSQDEKDAMELETAKEEFEKQQKELEEKGE from the coding sequence GTGAAAACATTTAATAAAATTCTGGATGGGATTGAAAAGGCAGTCGTGACCATAGACAGTATACTCCTTGTATTTATCACTGCGGTCATTGTATTTCAGGTAATAGCCAGAAAATTAAACATTTCCATGACAGGAACGGAGGAACTGGCAAGATATGCGTATGTGATCTTCGCATTCTTGGCCTGGCCCATCGCCGCCCTGAGGGGGACGGACGTATGCGTGACCTTTTTATTCGATAAGCTTCCGGGAAAAATACGGCATGCGGTCCTGGCGGTCTTTCATATCGCCATGTCTGTATTCGCGGGGATCTGTGTCTACAGTATGATCAAGAACATTGAAAACGCGAAGGGCATCATCGCCGCGTCTAACCGCTGGCTGCATATCAGCTGGGTCTATATCATCGTGGCGGTCGGACTGGTGGCCACTGTGATCTTCAACATCATACGATGTGTATTCCTGCTGACCGGCCAGGCTGTCTATGTCTCACAGGATGAGAAGGACGCCATGGAGCTGGAGACTGCAAAAGAAGAATTTGAAAAACAACAGAAAGAACTGGAAGAAAAGGGGGAATAG
- a CDS encoding TRAP transporter large permease, with amino-acid sequence MDPIWGLLLLLVLFLAGMPVTYALGFSALFIMRFSTGMKWITIGQQMMAGLNSFTILAVPLFLLAGKLMNKCGVTDRLFKFARAIVGWLPGGLGHVNVLASFIFAGMSGTAIADASGLGLIEIKAMKDAGYDKDFSCAVTAASSTLGPIIPPSMPLVVYGTISGTSIGALFVAGVVPGIIMGVVMMALVFVYAIIKKYPKDRLYTKRQLLHACKQGFLPCMTPVIILLGIYTGIFTPTESAAIVVIYAAILGIFVYREINFREFVEVLKETVADAIGICILISAATLFGNVLVKAMIPQTVMEFIVNSISNKYVFLLILNLALLLVGMFMETVSAITILTPIILPVAVAFGINPIHLGIIMVLNLMIGVLSPPFGVVLFAINKVGEISFGRLVKALIPWFVVLLAALAIVTMVPWTCTWLPSTMGLGGL; translated from the coding sequence ATGGATCCGATCTGGGGATTGTTACTTTTATTGGTTCTTTTCCTGGCCGGCATGCCGGTCACCTATGCCTTGGGCTTTTCTGCCCTGTTCATCATGCGGTTCAGCACGGGTATGAAATGGATCACGATCGGCCAGCAGATGATGGCGGGTCTCAATAGCTTTACGATCCTGGCGGTGCCGCTTTTCCTGCTCGCCGGGAAACTGATGAATAAGTGCGGCGTTACCGACCGTCTGTTTAAATTTGCGAGGGCCATAGTGGGCTGGCTGCCCGGCGGTCTGGGCCATGTGAACGTACTGGCCAGCTTCATTTTCGCCGGGATGTCCGGAACGGCCATCGCGGACGCCAGCGGCCTGGGCCTCATTGAGATCAAGGCCATGAAGGATGCCGGGTACGACAAGGACTTCTCCTGTGCCGTCACAGCTGCTTCCTCGACCCTGGGCCCGATCATCCCGCCCAGTATGCCCCTCGTAGTGTACGGAACCATTTCCGGTACCTCCATAGGCGCGCTGTTCGTGGCAGGCGTAGTCCCGGGGATCATCATGGGCGTAGTCATGATGGCTCTGGTGTTTGTCTATGCTATCATTAAGAAGTATCCGAAAGACCGGCTTTACACGAAGCGTCAGCTCCTTCACGCGTGCAAGCAGGGATTCTTGCCCTGTATGACGCCTGTTATTATTCTCTTAGGTATCTACACCGGTATCTTCACGCCTACAGAGTCGGCCGCCATTGTGGTGATCTATGCGGCGATTCTGGGTATCTTTGTATACCGGGAGATCAATTTCAGAGAATTTGTGGAAGTGCTGAAGGAGACTGTAGCGGATGCTATCGGTATCTGTATCCTGATCTCAGCGGCGACTTTATTCGGAAACGTGCTGGTGAAGGCCATGATCCCTCAGACGGTCATGGAGTTTATCGTGAACAGCATCAGCAACAAATACGTGTTCCTGCTGATCCTGAACCTGGCGCTCCTGCTGGTGGGTATGTTCATGGAGACTGTGTCAGCCATCACGATCCTGACGCCCATCATCCTGCCGGTAGCCGTGGCATTTGGGATCAACCCGATCCACCTTGGCATCATCATGGTGCTGAACCTGATGATCGGTGTTCTTTCCCCGCCCTTCGGCGTGGTGCTGTTCGCCATCAACAAGGTAGGCGAGATCTCCTTCGGCCGTCTGGTAAAGGCGCTGATACCGTGGTTTGTCGTGCTCCTTGCCGCATTGGCTATCGTGACGATGGTTCCCTGGACCTGTACGTGGCTTCCTTCCACCATGGGGCTGGGAGGATTATAA
- a CDS encoding sensor histidine kinase: MKPLEQKLTALFTGCTALLFTCVLLFSMYHTVSQYREYEDAIFRSRLNLCIFTVQGGEPLTEPYLNGLKDFYFLFSYDSDGISSMTTGGWTPETPPEILLKSIKQRVTIQDADSSAGAGHPSAIETTPAVIGGEHGDSYLASAAVVSVMGDKSSTFYLLMLRSPTFFIVRRHLPFYLLIWTCGIIFLFFLSRFLIGKAVRPLKEGIKKQRGFIASASHELKSPLSVIMAAGESALQVSQNPPETVRALLISQKECIRMKKLISDMLLLASGDSGNWTLQKSPLRLDDLLIDCFEELEGICRSRNCSLELLLPDYPMQKVSADRERLIQVLHILLDNALTHSPDGSQITIAAGRDGRFLFLSVTDHGSGIPPEDKPFIFERFYQSDKSHTQKDHFGLGLSIAKEILQLHGGKILLTDTPGGGCTFRLLLQKLL; encoded by the coding sequence ATGAAGCCATTAGAACAAAAACTGACCGCACTCTTCACTGGCTGTACCGCACTCTTGTTTACCTGTGTGCTGTTATTCTCCATGTATCACACGGTAAGCCAGTACCGGGAATATGAAGACGCCATTTTTCGTTCCAGACTGAATCTCTGTATCTTTACGGTTCAAGGCGGCGAGCCCCTCACGGAGCCGTATCTCAACGGTCTGAAGGACTTTTACTTCCTGTTCAGCTATGACAGTGACGGCATTTCTTCCATGACCACCGGCGGATGGACGCCGGAGACCCCTCCGGAAATACTTCTTAAATCCATTAAACAGCGCGTTACCATACAAGACGCGGACAGCAGCGCCGGCGCCGGACATCCATCCGCAATCGAAACCACGCCGGCGGTGATTGGCGGGGAACATGGAGACAGCTATCTGGCCTCGGCTGCCGTTGTATCCGTAATGGGGGACAAGTCCAGCACCTTTTATCTGCTGATGCTCCGTTCTCCCACTTTTTTCATTGTCCGGCGGCATCTTCCGTTCTACTTGTTAATCTGGACGTGCGGCATTATATTTCTTTTTTTCCTGAGCCGTTTCCTGATCGGAAAAGCCGTACGGCCCCTGAAAGAAGGCATAAAAAAACAAAGGGGATTTATTGCCAGTGCGTCTCACGAGCTGAAATCCCCTCTGTCTGTCATTATGGCCGCGGGAGAATCCGCCCTCCAGGTGAGTCAGAACCCTCCCGAAACCGTCCGCGCGCTTTTAATTTCCCAAAAAGAATGTATCCGGATGAAAAAACTGATATCCGACATGCTCCTGCTCGCCTCCGGCGACAGCGGGAACTGGACACTGCAAAAGTCGCCCTTAAGGCTTGACGACCTGCTGATCGACTGTTTTGAAGAGCTGGAAGGAATCTGCCGCTCCAGAAACTGTTCTCTGGAACTCCTTCTTCCTGATTATCCGATGCAAAAGGTTTCTGCCGACCGGGAACGGCTGATACAAGTCCTGCATATTCTGCTGGACAACGCGCTCACCCATTCGCCGGATGGTTCTCAGATCACCATTGCCGCAGGCCGGGACGGCCGCTTCCTTTTCCTTTCCGTCACCGACCATGGAAGCGGGATCCCGCCCGAAGACAAGCCCTTCATTTTTGAACGATTTTATCAGTCTGACAAATCCCACACCCAAAAAGACCATTTCGGACTGGGGCTGAGTATCGCCAAGGAGATCCTTCAGCTTCACGGCGGAAAGATCCTGCTCACCGATACGCCCGGCGGAGGATGTACGTTCCGGCTTCTGCTTCAAAAACTTTTATAA
- a CDS encoding response regulator transcription factor, translated as MRILLIEDDTELAGIVAGRLEKEGYRIDICSDGRSALHYALNPDYAYDLFILDRMLPGLDGLSVCRQIRERNISSPVLMVTAMSEIDDRVDGLDCGADDYLTKPFAVKELLARVRALLRRQGAAAGSSLISFSDLNFFPGTRELSCGSASLTLSGRESSLLCAFLSRPLEAMSREQLIFSVWGTDADVEPGNVDNYVSFLRRRLRELNSRVSIKTIYGSGFLLTDK; from the coding sequence ATGAGGATCTTATTAATAGAAGACGACACAGAGCTGGCCGGCATCGTCGCCGGCCGGCTGGAAAAAGAAGGATACCGTATCGATATCTGCAGCGACGGAAGAAGCGCGCTGCACTATGCTTTAAATCCCGACTACGCTTACGATCTGTTCATCCTTGACCGCATGCTGCCCGGGCTGGACGGGCTTTCCGTCTGCCGGCAGATACGGGAGCGCAATATCTCTTCTCCCGTTCTTATGGTGACCGCCATGTCAGAAATCGACGATCGGGTGGACGGACTGGACTGCGGGGCCGACGATTATCTCACAAAGCCTTTTGCCGTAAAAGAGCTTCTGGCGAGAGTCCGCGCCCTGCTCCGAAGACAAGGCGCTGCCGCGGGCTCCAGCCTCATTTCATTTTCAGATTTAAATTTTTTTCCAGGAACGCGGGAGTTGTCCTGCGGTTCCGCCTCCCTGACCTTATCCGGAAGAGAATCCTCGCTTCTCTGTGCTTTTCTCTCCCGCCCTCTGGAGGCCATGAGCAGAGAACAGCTGATTTTTTCTGTCTGGGGGACAGACGCTGATGTTGAGCCGGGGAACGTCGACAACTACGTCAGTTTTCTGCGCCGGCGCCTGCGGGAATTAAACAGCCGTGTTTCCATAAAGACTATATATGGTTCCGGTTTCTTGCTGACAGATAAATGA
- a CDS encoding ABC transporter permease, with translation MNVVRRAWYYTSRKRGKSLIIFFCLTVSGTMLLSMLGVQGASFELKKQIQKRTETSLEVSRMDKGEPVTEKDVDLIQKRQEIIRINRNSSLTAKPVDFSPVLDNTGKGDTESGITLHFCDSSDSCEDFVNLKYRMIMGDPISGAAESGRAVISKWLAKQNSLTVGDKLTVRFLEGTEDGDDDRAEAESERTVTVSGIFESPGLSVEQQGAVPPALRMENQIFADFSVSKGTTAAHEFERVSFYLEDPEALDAFAEELYESLGGRYEISDRSGMYDRMKGSLEQAGRLTEFLIAVTILASGLTLFLILSMWIRDRKKELAIYLSMGYGKANICMQVMAEGSGILLAAFLPSVLAGGKAAGILAGGIIPDMTDFAAVQVSITGAEAAAALFLGMLVVWTAAAAALLPVLRMNPRAILAKNE, from the coding sequence GTGAATGTTGTAAGGCGGGCGTGGTATTATACGAGCAGGAAAAGGGGGAAATCTCTGATCATATTTTTCTGCCTGACTGTTTCCGGCACAATGCTGCTTAGCATGCTGGGTGTCCAGGGCGCGTCTTTTGAACTGAAAAAGCAGATCCAGAAGAGGACAGAAACCAGCTTGGAAGTGAGCCGGATGGACAAAGGAGAGCCGGTGACGGAAAAGGATGTGGATCTGATACAAAAAAGACAGGAGATCATAAGAATCAACAGGAACAGCAGCCTGACGGCGAAACCCGTGGATTTTTCTCCGGTTTTGGATAACACCGGAAAAGGGGACACAGAGAGCGGCATCACCCTGCATTTTTGCGACAGCAGTGATTCTTGTGAGGATTTTGTTAATCTCAAATACAGGATGATAATGGGAGATCCCATATCCGGGGCAGCGGAATCGGGGCGGGCTGTGATATCCAAATGGCTTGCAAAACAGAATAGCCTGACCGTTGGGGATAAATTGACAGTCCGGTTTTTGGAGGGCACAGAAGACGGGGATGATGACAGAGCGGAGGCGGAATCAGAACGAACGGTGACAGTATCCGGTATCTTTGAAAGCCCAGGGCTTTCTGTTGAACAGCAGGGAGCGGTCCCTCCAGCGCTTCGGATGGAAAATCAGATATTTGCTGATTTTAGCGTCTCAAAGGGAACGACGGCGGCGCACGAATTTGAACGGGTGTCCTTCTATTTGGAAGATCCGGAGGCACTGGATGCATTTGCGGAAGAGCTTTATGAAAGCCTTGGCGGGAGGTATGAGATATCGGATCGTTCCGGAATGTATGACCGGATGAAGGGGTCCCTGGAACAAGCAGGACGGCTGACGGAATTTTTGATCGCTGTCACGATTCTGGCTTCTGGACTTACGCTGTTCTTGATCTTGTCCATGTGGATACGGGACAGGAAAAAGGAGCTGGCCATATATCTTTCCATGGGATATGGAAAGGCGAATATCTGTATGCAGGTAATGGCGGAGGGCTCCGGCATTCTTCTGGCGGCGTTTCTTCCATCGGTTTTAGCGGGCGGCAAGGCGGCCGGGATACTTGCGGGAGGCATCATACCAGATATGACGGATTTTGCCGCGGTACAGGTGAGCATTACGGGAGCGGAGGCTGCCGCTGCCCTTTTTCTGGGTATGCTGGTGGTCTGGACGGCCGCCGCCGCGGCGCTTTTGCCGGTGCTGAGAATGAATCCGAGGGCAATCCTTGCAAAAAATGAATGA
- a CDS encoding ABC transporter permease — protein sequence MRIWKRSMFSVVRKPLKTLLLFSVVFVISSLLLAGMAGKNSSIQVQDKAKASAGSSVRLEINLEDYRKRSGEVPGIPLPGNLWMSTAPNNSFSSVLTEDIKALAGIEGISGYNVTTYNTVAVPVDFTRIEYKDVDQSQDFLGVNLYGDLDTSRNPNVLNGNIVLKEGRWVKEDDRDAAVISEELAQLNNLETGDTITLGGYHDKQGENDRKISVVGIFQIKNKISHTMTGDTFTSENTIFTNLRFPEIIQGSEGDPGYQQALFLVEDMDKYEHVKAEMEKAVVTKERYDLIDNQGISSRMADNFHDLSKASDIMLAIVVISSVFLLFLIFLYWIKSRNHEIGIYLAMGDSKKKIWAQFLTEGLVIGIFAFALSIAAAPAIAGTAAEYMAGSQAKEAERKKEADAGMVSGGGGETETFAGVRIDITRDMRALTGISVVILIAGTVSLAGAVMMRKSPVHILSEMS from the coding sequence ATGAGAATATGGAAAAGAAGCATGTTTTCGGTCGTCAGGAAACCTTTAAAGACGCTGCTGCTGTTTTCTGTGGTATTCGTTATCAGCAGCCTTCTGCTGGCCGGGATGGCCGGGAAGAACTCCAGTATACAAGTCCAGGATAAGGCGAAAGCGTCGGCCGGGAGCAGCGTGAGGCTGGAGATCAATCTGGAGGATTACCGGAAGCGTTCCGGAGAGGTGCCGGGGATTCCTCTTCCCGGAAATCTCTGGATGTCCACGGCTCCCAACAATTCGTTTTCTTCCGTATTAACGGAGGATATCAAGGCCTTGGCCGGAATAGAGGGTATCTCAGGATACAATGTGACTACTTACAACACCGTCGCGGTTCCTGTTGATTTTACCAGAATCGAATATAAAGATGTGGACCAGAGTCAGGATTTTCTGGGGGTGAATTTGTATGGGGATCTGGATACGTCGCGGAATCCAAATGTTCTGAACGGAAACATCGTGCTTAAAGAAGGGCGGTGGGTAAAGGAAGACGACCGGGACGCGGCGGTCATTTCGGAGGAATTGGCCCAGCTTAACAATTTGGAGACGGGAGACACCATTACCCTTGGAGGTTACCACGACAAGCAGGGGGAAAATGACCGGAAGATATCGGTCGTCGGAATCTTTCAGATAAAAAATAAGATTTCCCATACCATGACGGGAGATACGTTTACTTCGGAAAACACTATTTTTACAAACCTGCGTTTTCCGGAGATCATACAGGGGAGTGAAGGTGATCCGGGGTATCAGCAGGCGCTTTTCCTGGTGGAGGATATGGATAAGTATGAACACGTCAAGGCGGAGATGGAAAAAGCGGTCGTCACGAAAGAGCGGTATGATCTGATAGACAATCAGGGGATCAGCAGCCGGATGGCGGATAATTTTCATGATCTCTCCAAGGCCAGCGATATCATGCTGGCGATCGTGGTGATATCCAGCGTTTTTCTACTGTTTCTGATTTTCCTTTACTGGATAAAAAGCCGGAATCATGAAATCGGAATTTATCTTGCGATGGGGGACAGCAAGAAGAAAATCTGGGCCCAGTTTTTAACAGAGGGCCTGGTAATAGGGATCTTCGCTTTTGCCCTGTCCATTGCCGCCGCGCCGGCTATCGCGGGGACAGCGGCGGAGTATATGGCTGGGAGTCAGGCCAAAGAAGCAGAACGAAAAAAGGAAGCCGATGCCGGCATGGTCAGCGGAGGAGGCGGAGAAACGGAAACGTTCGCAGGCGTCCGTATAGATATCACGCGGGATATGAGGGCGCTGACTGGAATATCGGTCGTTATATTGATCGCAGGGACGGTTTCCCTGGCCGGCGCTGTCATGATGCGGAAGAGTCCGGTTCATATTTTAAGTGAGATGAGTTAA
- a CDS encoding ABC transporter ATP-binding protein — MILEARDVSYYYPAQKDRKVLDQVTMGFEKGYMYALTGASGSGKTTFLSLLAGLDCPSSGKILYEGTDIRDTGLNKHRRDHSSLVFQNYNLVDYLTACENVMLSGCGKEEAFRQLEEVGIPKELFQRNILRMSGGQQQRVAIARALARNTDVLLADEPTGNLDEPTAEEIIGILKQNAHEKQKCVIVVTHSRELADEADIVAQIKEGVLTRPF; from the coding sequence TTGATACTGGAAGCAAGAGACGTCAGTTATTATTACCCTGCCCAAAAGGACAGGAAGGTGTTGGATCAGGTCACCATGGGATTTGAAAAAGGATATATGTACGCATTGACCGGGGCCAGCGGTTCAGGAAAGACCACATTCCTCTCTCTGTTGGCCGGCCTGGACTGTCCGAGCAGCGGAAAGATCTTGTATGAGGGGACGGATATAAGAGATACCGGCCTCAATAAACACAGGAGGGATCACAGCTCTCTGGTGTTTCAGAATTATAACCTGGTGGATTATCTGACGGCCTGCGAAAATGTCATGCTGTCCGGCTGTGGGAAGGAGGAGGCTTTTCGGCAGCTGGAGGAGGTCGGGATACCGAAAGAGCTGTTCCAAAGAAATATCCTTAGAATGTCCGGCGGGCAGCAGCAGAGAGTGGCGATCGCCAGGGCGCTGGCTAGAAATACAGATGTTCTTTTGGCCGATGAACCGACGGGAAACCTGGATGAGCCGACGGCGGAGGAGATCATCGGGATTCTGAAGCAGAATGCCCATGAAAAGCAAAAATGTGTGATCGTGGTCACCCACAGCAGAGAATTAGCGGATGAAGCCGATATTGTGGCGCAGATAAAAGAAGGAGTCCTTACCCGGCCGTTTTGA